In the genome of Melitaea cinxia chromosome 4, ilMelCinx1.1, whole genome shotgun sequence, the window CAACCTGGGTAACCTGAAAAAACCGGATGGAACATACACCAAAACGGATCTGGAAACTTCAGAACTGTTAATAACTACACACTTCCCAGGATGCCAAATCGAAAGAATTGCGGCATGGGAGGAAGAGCCAAAGAAGACACCTATAATGGTGGACTGGATCACCGCCAAGAAAATTGTCACACATGACAAAGTAAAATGGGCCATCAACAGTTTCTTACCATACAAGTCGGCAGGACTGGATAAGGTGTTTCCAGGTCTGCTAAGATGGAGTGATAGGAAACTTATCGACCACCTTGTCTCCATTTATAGGAGTTGCTTAGCTTATTGCTACACTCCAAAGTTATGGAGGGAAGTTAAGGTAGTCTTCATACCTAAACCCGGCAAAGGAGACTACTCACAACCAAAATCATTCAGACCTATTAGCCTTACCTCCTTTCTATTGAAAGTTTTGGAAAGGCTAATAGATCGGGAGCTGAGGAGCACAACTCTGGTTGAGCAACCCCTGAATCCCAACCAACATGCCTACTCAATGGGCAAATCAACGGACTCTGCCCTGCATAAGGTTATATCCTATATAGAGGGCAATCTCcatcacaaaatatcaaccttaggcgcctttattgatattgaaggggcctttgataaaactaagttCACCAGCATAAGCCGTGCCCTGACCAAGCATGGAGTCAATAACACGATTGCCGGGTGGATTGACAGCATGCTGAAATACAGGGCCATCCAATTCACTGTGAATGAAATAACTAGAGGCGTTGTAGCGAGAGGGTGTCCGCAGGGGGGGGTCTTCTGTGGAACATAGTGATCGACGAACTGATCACCTTGCTCAACGACCGCAGATTTCTAACAGTGggctatgcagacgacttaactgtactcatcagtggaccatctgagaggacagtctgcgaccaaatgagggccgcactaaaagtcgttgaacagtggtgtacggaccacgaactaacagtgaaccccgcaaagacggaacttgtgatgttcacaaataaacggaatttaggAAACCTTAAACTTcctaaattatttggcaccagtcttgccctaaccaaggaggtcaaatatcttggagtaatcctggatagtaagcttctttggaacaggcatttagactcaaaaatcaacaaagccagcataatTATAATGCTTACATAATGCTTACATTGATAATGCTGAGAGAGAAATTAAtcgaaatagtaaatatttttggtcATTTATAAAATCTAAGAGGGAGGGGTCTAATGATCTACCTAATCGTATGTTTTTTGGTGAGACTTCATCATCTGATGGCGAAGAGATTTGTGGCTTGTTTAATTCGTACTTTCAGTCTGCTTTTGAACCGGAGATGCGTGAGAATGGAGTCTTACCCGACAGTCAACCCTGTGTGGACTTATGTACAATCGAACTTACTACTTCTATAGTTgagaaatatcttaaaaatcttaatGTTGACAAGGGAGTTGGACCGGATGCTTTACCCCCCCGGTTTCTTAAGCAATTTTGTGATGTGCTGGCATTacctatatttttgttgtttcgCTTATCTCTGAACACCGGATGCTTACCAACTTTATGGAAAAAATCCTTTATAGCCCCTATATTGAAATCCGGTAATAAACATGATATACAGAATTATAGGCCTATTTCAAAACTTTGTTCCATTGCAAAGTTGTTTGAGAAAATCATTTACGATACTATGTTTCCAACTATACGTTCTTATCTGCTAAATCAACAGCATGGATTCATCAATAAACGTTCAACGGAAACCAATCTTTGTGAATTTATACATCGGGTTTCTAGTTCTATGGATCAGGGACATCAGGTTGACGTCGTATACACGGATTACTCTAAAGCCTTCGATAAGGTTTCACACAGTCTTCTTCTCCTTAAGCTAAAGCGTTTTGGAATACACGGTGATCTTCTTCGTTGGTTGGATTCATATCTTCGCAACCGAAGTCAGGCTGTATCTATTAAGGGTTACTTATCATCGTTTATACCTATTACATCGGGTGTGCCCCAGGGCTCTCACCTCGGTCCtctactttttaatatatttataaatgatataagcAATGTGTTTGTGTCCTCTGAATTCCTTTTGTACGCTGatgacactaaaatatttaaaactatcaaATCATCAGCTGATTGTTATGATCTTCAAACCGATTTAAATAGtctcaaaatatattgtaattctaATTTGCTTCATCTGAATATTATGAAATGTAGTATAGTTTCTTTTTCACGTAAACTCAAacctttaatttataaatatactcttAACAATACTTTATTAACCCGGAAATCTGAGGTGAGAGACTTGGGCGTTACACTAGACTGTAAACTTACTTTTGGGAGCCATGTTAACAACATTTCAACAAAGGCCTATAGTTTGCTTGGATTCATTATGAGGGTTGGATCTGAGTTTAGGAGACCTTCCACGCTTATTCTTCTTTACAACTCCTACGTTCGCTCTGTACTTGAGTATGCCTCTACGGTCTGGAATCCACAGTATGACGTTTATAGGAATCGGATTGAGAATATTCAGAATAAGTTTCTGAAGTATTTGTCGTATAAATTTACTGACTTACCAAACAAGCCATTGAGTCTGTCTAGTCGCCGTTCTGTTCgagaccaaatatttttatttaaaattgttaatagtCACATAGACTCTTCATTTTTACTCAGCAATCTACTTCTGAACTGTCCACGGTCTGGTTCACGTCATCCGAGGTGTTTTCATACTCCAACCTGTCGTACATCCTAtaacgctaattcttttttgatCAGAGCTTGTCGTGAATACAATGAGCATTttgagaattttgatttatttcatttatctttGCCTGAATATAGAAAGCAGTTGTCGAATTTCATTGAAACAATTTAATGTAGAATGAATTTTATATCGTTTATTTgagcttttttttttgagtttttgatgttgattaatttattaaagcttATCATTACTTTGGAGTGCTTTTATGAAATAACAATTGGTGGAAACTTTGCtggattttgtaaaattaatttgtgttaatattttttttattatgtatatctgtttgtttcccaaatattaaataaataaataaataaattctctgccaatgcaaaaggctcctcggcaaaagctggggcatatcacctaaaattactctatggctttacaaaactattgtcaggcctataatcacctacggtgcggtaatctggtggcagagaacagaacttacaaccgttagaaacaaactccagcggtttcagagaatagcatgctctgcaatcactggctgtatgcgtaccgccccaacagcagctcttgaggttatgcttgacctggcaccgcttgacttgttcatacaacaggaggcggctatgtcagctatcaggctgaaacacttgggcttgtggtgcaaccaggagggtccacacaatagactttggagcaaccttgtgagctatgagccactacttgctgctccttgtgataggattcccaaacaacatattttcgaaagaaagtaccatatacaaccgtttgaggctgaaagagaccaatccggcatacgcgaggtccgcatctacacggatggctccaaaatggggtctggcaccggtgccggagtgtactcacaagacctcaatatcaacttatcactaacgctgggccaacacagctccatctttcaatgtgagtgtgttgcgataacccatgcagccaccgccgtcctgtcaaaaggcattagggattacaatatccgtattctgtcggacagcatggccgTACTTAAAGCGCTAGAGAGCAGTTCGactaactctagtcttatatacgaatgtcatcaaaccctggaagttTTAGCCTCACACAATGAGGTAACtctccagtggataaaaggacatagtggatcgcacggaaacgatgctgccgacgagcttgcaagacaaGGGTCCAgtacaaaggttgccggcccaaccatcctattgccgctaccatttggacaactgcgctcgtgggtaaggcaacgtacacgtgcaaatcacaatgccctttgggcaaaccaaaccggctgtagacagtccaaattgatactcacggaagtatcaccgcacctagcgtgccgactgctcagtctcaaccgcctggacatcagaatagttgttggcacgattaccggccacatggcactcaaccaccaactattcatcatgaatgcaacagacagccctctttgcaggggctgtctggctgctgaagaaacagccgcccacgtaatcctggaatgcgagggagtggccgcacaccgggctaccatccttaaggatataaggacgctccgagaagcctgtgaacgccccaggaggcttctgagcttctggaaggagctgggctggctgaactagtcagcccacttttcacgcataatggaccacctttgcgtctaaatgcggaaaatagagcccaacacaaataaaaatacaaaaaaatatgaatcatCATCAATAGTATATAatcacttataataaaataatacacacCTTTAAATTACATCAAATCACAAGCTTTATTAGCCGGAAGCCTTAATTACTCTATATATTCAACATGAAATTATTAACTAAACTTAAAAGTACACAACATTGATCTAACATTTCCTTACTTCATTAGTCAATAAACAAACCTCAATCCAATATTTGTGAATAGATATTTGAGAATAGAATTGTGGGTTGGTTGGATGAAAcattataatacttttatttccGATACTTGAGCATATTGgggaaacaaaaaatatttgaattttgtgtTGATTacaatatcttttaattttaacaggCATTGAATTACACTCAAGTTCCAATTTGTTTAAAGATGCACCTGGAGTATAAGAAGAAAAGATTTAATGTCCATATTACTTTTCTTCACACCACTCATTTTCTTTACGAACTTGCTCTTCCTCAGCTGCTGTAAAATCATTCTTAATGTTAAATGTTTTGCGAATTTCTTCAGGTGTTTTGCCCTTTATCATGTTGGCTACCGTCTTGCAAGTGACATCTAGAAGACCTTTTATATCTAAGTAGTTAGCTGCCAAAATCAATTCGAACAATGTACCCTGATCAACTTTTAAGAAATCCGCATCCCAAGACGAAATGTCATCAGTTCTTTTTTCTTTGTTCTCGTCGTCTTCCGGTATAGGAGGATCATCTTTATGATACGTTGCCCACTGAATGACCTTCTTTAAGATAGCTGAATTTACGTTAGGTAAAGGCACAACTTCTTCCTCGTCATCGTCCATACCCAAATCTTCTAACATAGTTTTTATTGTTACGGAACATTTGGCTATTTCTACATCAACATCAAATATTTCATTGTCGGATGACTGCAATTTAATGTTCGGCATCTgtaattattacacaaaattaaCACATTATTCCCAACAAGACGccatcttataaataaaaataatcgtctaACTCACCTTTTATTTTGATTCActctatttaaaattgaatatcaatctgatttacaaattaaacaGTTTTCCAAAATCACTTCAAAGAATTAATTTCtaccttttaaaaattatttgtatcgGATATCTAATGTAGGTATTTAATGTAATCGAAACGAAGGCATGAAATATAGACAATTAGACAAGTGTTGcctatttcaaaattattttgggTCCTAAAATCGATAAGAATatgaatggtttaatattataaattagtgTGTAGAAAACATTTCTTAGTGTTTTCTATCCCTCATATCCCTCCTATTATTTTGTCTcatatgcaaattttattttaaatctgttTATGAATCTCACCGCTTATTGTCAATTTTCATTTTAGGCTGTTCCTAGTTTCCTACTAGTTAACAGTACAGGTACTGTATGCAACCAAATGTTATAGGTAACgttttactgtgtggctacggtactaagaatatagccaccctctttcttcccgtgggtgtcgtaagaggcgactaagggataacacagttccgctaccaccttggaacttaaaaagccaaccggtggtgggataaccatccaaatgccgactttgaaatacacaggctgaagacgggcagcagcgtcttcggtgcgacaaagccagccctgcggtcaccaacccgcctgaccagcgtggtgac includes:
- the LOC123670211 gene encoding S-phase kinase-associated protein 1, whose protein sequence is MPNIKLQSSDNEIFDVDVEIAKCSVTIKTMLEDLGMDDDEEEVVPLPNVNSAILKKVIQWATYHKDDPPIPEDDENKEKRTDDISSWDADFLKVDQGTLFELILAANYLDIKGLLDVTCKTVANMIKGKTPEEIRKTFNIKNDFTAAEEEQVRKENEWCEEK